One Betaproteobacteria bacterium genomic region harbors:
- a CDS encoding AI-2E family transporter, translating into MAASRLAPPEAPAPAGQPSPTQGASSPRLGPLLASAFDVTSSVRYALWVLVLIAIACILYLTASLLLPIMVAGTLALLLSPAVSALNRLHLPQPASAGIVMLLVLVLLGGLAINVAGPVQRWIETAPNHLRRLENRISALMVPVEAVREATEKVNAIAADNSKPKPREVLVERAGFSSALSFTVNTLIMVLSTVMLAYFLLACGDVLMRKIVTVTPDREDKLRMLQIARTIQSEIGRYFATITLVNIGLGIATGLAMWMLGMPTPIVWGVAVALLNFLPYIGPLIATVMLAAVGLLTYDSPWGTLAPPAAFLLLNFIEDQLILPFLLGRSLRLNPVVIFLWVLIWAWMWGIGGILIAVPLLVAVRICAERLPKLRPLAVVLSRS; encoded by the coding sequence ATGGCCGCAAGCAGGTTGGCACCACCCGAGGCACCGGCGCCTGCCGGACAGCCCTCCCCGACGCAAGGCGCGTCCTCGCCCCGGCTGGGCCCGCTGCTCGCTTCTGCATTCGACGTCACCTCCTCCGTGCGTTACGCGCTATGGGTCCTGGTGCTGATCGCGATCGCCTGCATTCTCTATCTGACTGCTTCGCTGCTTTTGCCGATCATGGTGGCAGGCACGCTCGCGTTGCTGCTTTCTCCCGCGGTGAGCGCATTGAATCGGTTGCATCTGCCGCAACCGGCGAGCGCCGGAATCGTGATGCTGCTCGTGCTCGTCCTGCTCGGCGGGCTTGCGATCAATGTCGCAGGCCCCGTGCAGCGTTGGATCGAAACGGCGCCCAACCACCTGCGCCGGCTCGAGAACCGAATTTCCGCCTTGATGGTCCCGGTGGAGGCCGTGCGGGAAGCGACCGAAAAGGTAAACGCGATCGCGGCCGACAACTCGAAGCCGAAGCCGCGCGAAGTCCTGGTCGAGCGCGCAGGTTTCAGTTCGGCGCTGAGCTTCACCGTCAACACGCTGATCATGGTGCTCAGCACGGTGATGCTCGCTTACTTCCTGCTCGCTTGCGGCGACGTCCTGATGCGAAAGATCGTCACCGTCACCCCCGATCGGGAAGACAAGCTACGCATGCTTCAAATCGCGCGTACGATCCAGAGCGAGATCGGCCGCTATTTTGCGACCATCACACTGGTCAACATCGGGCTCGGCATCGCGACCGGGCTCGCCATGTGGATGCTCGGCATGCCGACGCCGATCGTCTGGGGCGTCGCCGTGGCGCTGCTGAACTTCCTGCCCTATATCGGACCGCTGATCGCCACGGTCATGCTGGCCGCGGTGGGTTTGCTGACATACGATTCGCCTTGGGGAACGCTCGCCCCGCCCGCCGCGTTCCTGCTGCTCAACTTCATCGAGGATCAGCTCATCCTGCCCTTCCTGCTGGGCCGCAGTCTGCGGCTCAATCCCGTCGTCATTTTCCTTTGGGTGCTGATCTGGGCGTGGATGTGGGGCATCGGCGGGATTCTGATCGCAGTCCCCTTGCTGGTCGCCGTTCGCATCTGCGCCGAGCGTCTACCCAAGTTGAGGCCGCTCGCCGTCGTGCTGTCTCGCTCCTGA
- a CDS encoding BON domain-containing protein, whose amino-acid sequence MQKRAAGPAGARTRLASGRAVRQAPVPRVVPTCLRPSRFQSQVSIREFGVQRQFAGAVAGVMQCTCRGSMARTNGNRAPALLNAPCHSTQPQGDIMKIRTALMTAAVSLALAGLTGCGDREADTTTMGRASDTTTTPPADTTTPPTPPATAPTAPDKTAGAPSATTPPASTADSTDRTAGQTVDDATVTAKVKAALLAESDVDGTKINVDTTNGTVTLKGEVPSKNMIDKAVQIARGVDGVKDVDNKLNATGAG is encoded by the coding sequence ATGCAGAAGCGAGCAGCGGGCCCAGCCGGGGCGAGGACGCGCCTTGCGTCGGGGAGGGCTGTCCGGCAGGCGCCGGTGCCTCGGGTGGTGCCAACCTGCTTGCGGCCATCTCGTTTCCAGTCCCAAGTTTCTATTCGGGAATTCGGCGTGCAACGGCAATTCGCGGGCGCCGTCGCGGGGGTAATGCAATGCACGTGCCGGGGGTCGATGGCGCGTACGAACGGCAACCGGGCACCAGCATTGCTAAACGCACCGTGCCATTCAACGCAACCACAAGGAGATATCATGAAGATCCGTACCGCGCTGATGACTGCAGCGGTGTCATTGGCCCTCGCCGGGTTGACCGGCTGCGGCGATCGCGAAGCCGATACCACCACCATGGGCCGCGCGTCCGACACGACCACGACCCCGCCTGCGGATACCACCACACCACCGACACCGCCGGCCACTGCGCCGACGGCGCCCGATAAGACTGCGGGCGCCCCATCGGCCACCACCCCGCCCGCGAGCACCGCCGACAGCACCGATCGCACGGCCGGCCAGACCGTGGACGACGCCACCGTCACGGCCAAGGTCAAGGCGGCGTTGCTGGCCGAGTCGGACGTCGATGGCACCAAAATCAACGTCGACACGACCAACGGCACCGTTACGCTGAAGGGCGAAGTGCCGAGCAAGAACATGATCGACAAAGCGGTTCAGATCGCGAGGGGCGTCGATGGCGTGAAGGACGTGGACAACAAGCTCAACGCCACGGGTGCAGGCTGA
- a CDS encoding Ku protein, with protein MPRAIWKGAISFGLVNVPVNLHSGSSENQLDLDLIDKRDYAPVGYRRVNKRTGKELAAADIVKGYEYSKGRYVVVSEEDMRQANVKATQTVDIFAFVQAAEVPPCYFERPYYLEPGKRGDKGYALLREVLERTGKVGLGSVVLHTRQHLALLIPVERMLLLNTVRYESEIRPRDELKLPGASLDKLGVSRKELEMAERLVEEMSERWDPARYHDTYREDLMARIKAKAKAGKTHELTAAEQPSEPRKTAQVIDLMALLKDSLDKRDTKGGGKQRATRTKARGKKRANASERKQARKRA; from the coding sequence ATGCCGCGCGCGATCTGGAAAGGCGCGATCTCGTTCGGGCTGGTCAACGTCCCGGTGAACCTGCATAGCGGTTCGAGCGAGAACCAGCTCGATCTCGACCTGATCGACAAGCGCGATTACGCTCCGGTGGGTTATCGGCGCGTGAACAAGCGCACAGGCAAGGAGCTCGCGGCGGCGGACATCGTCAAAGGCTACGAGTACAGCAAGGGCCGCTACGTCGTCGTGAGTGAAGAGGACATGCGCCAGGCGAACGTCAAGGCGACGCAGACCGTCGACATCTTCGCCTTCGTGCAGGCTGCCGAGGTGCCGCCCTGCTATTTCGAGCGGCCCTACTATCTCGAGCCGGGCAAGCGCGGCGACAAAGGCTATGCGCTGCTACGCGAGGTGCTGGAGCGCACCGGCAAGGTCGGGTTGGGATCGGTCGTTCTACATACGCGCCAGCATCTCGCGCTGCTCATCCCGGTCGAACGGATGCTGCTGCTCAATACCGTGCGCTACGAATCGGAGATCCGGCCGCGCGACGAGTTGAAGCTTCCGGGCGCCAGCCTCGACAAGCTCGGGGTGTCGAGGAAGGAGCTCGAAATGGCCGAGCGGCTGGTGGAGGAAATGAGCGAACGCTGGGACCCCGCGCGCTACCACGACACGTATCGCGAGGACCTCATGGCGCGCATCAAGGCGAAAGCAAAAGCCGGCAAGACTCACGAATTGACCGCAGCGGAGCAACCGAGCGAGCCGCGCAAGACGGCCCAGGTCATCGATCTCATGGCGTTGCTCAAGGATAGCCTCGACAAGCGCGACACGAAGGGTGGCGGCAAGCAGCGCGCGACGCGCACGAAGGCACGCGGGAAAAAGCGCGCAAACGCGTCCGAGCGAAAACAGGCGCGCAAACGCGCCTGA
- a CDS encoding DUF883 domain-containing protein yields the protein MQQSTVGSNTTSGMGSSASNVSDKAHAGIDRLTQSAHHTVDRVASAASSAADRVHHVGDTKYGHLAQEWKEQGCAYVRAHPVTAVGIAVGAGFLLSRLIHFR from the coding sequence ATGCAACAGAGCACGGTAGGTTCGAACACCACGAGCGGCATGGGCAGCTCGGCTTCCAATGTGTCCGACAAGGCGCACGCGGGCATCGACCGGTTGACGCAATCGGCCCATCACACGGTGGACCGCGTTGCATCCGCGGCGTCCTCGGCAGCGGATCGCGTCCACCATGTCGGCGATACCAAGTACGGCCACTTGGCGCAGGAATGGAAGGAGCAGGGCTGTGCCTACGTGCGCGCGCATCCCGTGACCGCCGTCGGGATCGCCGTCGGGGCCGGTTTCCTCCTGAGCCGTCTGATCCACTTCCGCTGA
- a CDS encoding HAD-IIB family hydrolase: MRFAALAVDYDGTLASQGRVFPETVRSLKRFAASGRKLLLVTGRELEELIGIFPEIGVFDRVVAENGALLFYPRTGARKPLGIPPPPEFVSELVRRGVDPLSVGASIVATVTPNEKIVLETIRDLGLELQVIFNKGAVMVLPAGVNKASGLAAALDDMKLSARNVAAIGDAENDHALLRSAEFGVAVANALPMLKRDADRTSALAHGAAVSELMDAILADDLRAWAQGTSRRGVLLGHREDRTPLCIAPARCNVLLAGPSGSGKSVYAAGILERLAENGYQYCAVDPEGDYADLPGAVVLGSAEREPSPEEVVTALENPHTNVVINLSGLAADERPAAFKELVAQLATLRATCGRPHWILVGEAQFLLPAEDSDAALKPNDFGSSMMYVSVHPESMSPAVLGSVDALIGIGANPTATLAKYCGPLGLACAVPAHFSLRPGEAVAWMRRTAEAPLRFAMQPSEAERKQHRRRLVEGQLPAERSFYFRGAQKKLNLRAQNLPLFLQIGMGVDEETWLHHLRQGDYSRWLQESVKDTRLATEVAEVERSAADAAASRARVTAILEKYMKAADERATP; this comes from the coding sequence ATGCGGTTCGCTGCGCTCGCAGTCGACTACGACGGCACCCTGGCCTCGCAGGGTCGGGTTTTTCCGGAAACCGTGCGCTCACTCAAGCGCTTCGCGGCATCGGGCCGCAAGCTGCTGCTGGTCACGGGACGCGAGCTGGAAGAGCTGATCGGGATCTTTCCCGAGATCGGCGTGTTCGACCGGGTCGTCGCCGAGAACGGGGCGTTGCTGTTCTATCCGCGCACCGGCGCACGCAAGCCTCTGGGCATACCGCCGCCGCCCGAATTCGTTTCCGAGCTGGTGCGCCGCGGCGTCGATCCGCTCTCGGTCGGCGCCTCGATCGTGGCGACCGTGACGCCCAACGAGAAGATCGTGCTCGAGACCATACGCGATCTGGGGCTCGAGCTGCAGGTGATCTTCAACAAGGGTGCGGTAATGGTGCTGCCCGCGGGCGTGAACAAGGCGAGCGGCCTGGCGGCGGCACTCGACGACATGAAGCTCTCCGCCCGCAATGTGGCCGCGATCGGGGATGCGGAAAACGATCATGCGCTGCTGCGCTCGGCGGAGTTCGGCGTGGCGGTCGCGAACGCGCTGCCGATGCTCAAGCGCGATGCGGACCGCACCAGTGCACTCGCGCACGGCGCCGCGGTCTCGGAGCTGATGGACGCTATCCTCGCCGATGACCTGCGCGCCTGGGCGCAAGGGACGTCACGGCGCGGCGTTCTGCTCGGTCACCGCGAAGATCGCACGCCGCTGTGTATCGCGCCGGCGCGTTGCAACGTGCTCCTCGCCGGACCTTCGGGCAGCGGCAAATCGGTCTACGCAGCCGGCATTCTCGAGCGGCTGGCGGAGAACGGCTATCAATACTGCGCGGTCGATCCGGAGGGCGACTATGCCGACTTGCCCGGGGCTGTCGTATTGGGCAGCGCCGAACGCGAGCCGAGCCCCGAAGAAGTGGTGACCGCGCTGGAGAACCCGCATACCAACGTCGTGATCAATCTGTCGGGGCTCGCCGCCGATGAGCGGCCCGCCGCGTTCAAGGAACTGGTCGCGCAGCTCGCCACGTTGCGCGCGACCTGCGGGCGCCCGCACTGGATCCTTGTCGGCGAGGCGCAATTCCTGCTACCCGCGGAGGATTCCGACGCTGCCCTCAAACCGAACGATTTCGGCAGCAGCATGATGTACGTGAGCGTGCACCCGGAGAGCATGAGCCCGGCTGTGCTCGGCTCGGTGGACGCGCTGATCGGAATCGGTGCCAATCCCACCGCGACCCTGGCGAAGTACTGTGGTCCATTGGGGCTCGCCTGCGCGGTGCCGGCGCATTTTTCCCTCCGACCCGGCGAGGCAGTAGCGTGGATGCGGCGCACGGCCGAGGCGCCGCTTCGCTTTGCCATGCAGCCCAGCGAAGCCGAGCGCAAGCAGCATCGCCGGCGCCTGGTGGAAGGCCAGCTGCCCGCCGAGCGCAGCTTCTATTTCCGCGGCGCGCAGAAGAAATTGAACCTGCGCGCGCAGAACCTGCCGTTGTTCCTGCAGATCGGAATGGGGGTGGACGAGGAGACCTGGCTGCATCACCTGCGCCAGGGCGACTATTCGCGCTGGCTGCAGGAGTCGGTGAAGGATACGCGCCTTGCCACGGAAGTGGCCGAGGTGGAGCGCAGCGCCGCGGACGCGGCGGCTTCCCGCGCTCGCGTCACGGCCATCCTCGAAAAATACATGAAGGCCGCCGACGAGCGCGCAACACCCTGA
- a CDS encoding PAS domain-containing protein, with the protein MRIRQVRLRLLLALLVLAAIVPVTLLTVSLLLRFWNDQVQSAEQRNVETARAISVSVEQEIEGAIAALNVMSTFDVFDAWRLSRFQDAALRLVGQRPGWLGLILVDPAGGLLVNTAYPSAVGGTHRPSWASTVASTRRAAVSELFEDPASRQRFVVVAVPVMRNASLQFVLAAQISTTAFANLLARQSAPTEGVISLIDGAKRIIAGTHSEPGMVGKPANPDLVDAATRMDEGAWRAQMPSGAEAYAALSRSPLTGWTVAVTQPSEAIDGPIRHAFWMLAAVGLVVLAAAMTIALSLGRTLIRSLAAVTVATEALARGHSVSSQPSALVEMEQLWGGLREAQAILERRLHERDQADRDRQRALEAERIARETSEKDQGRLAVTLSSIADAVLATDSSGGVTILNEVAQALTGWNESGALGKSIDEVFRLVDEHTREPLESPVARVYREGSAHGGAHPMLIAREGCELPIEYSAAPIHSADGRLLGTVLVFRDATRARETERMREALLAREQQARQDAEQMSQSKDEFVAMISHELRAPLNAIYGWVQLLQGGTLDATQQKRAIEVIERSTRAQTQLIDDLLDMSRIIRGNLRLDLAPTELPAVLHAAIESVRPSAASKKLELQPARIESVTVLADPDRLQQIFANVLVNAIKFTPQGGRIEIGLAREGSEAVVRIADNGLGIEADMLSHIFEPFRQAEAGGGKRSRGGLGIGLALVRHLVQNHGGSVQAASDGAGKGTTFTLRLPALLADASIEEPAAPPPDHAGRMAGLG; encoded by the coding sequence ATGCGCATTCGACAAGTCAGGCTGCGGCTACTTCTCGCGCTGCTGGTACTGGCGGCCATCGTACCGGTCACGTTGCTGACGGTAAGTCTGCTGCTGCGCTTCTGGAACGATCAGGTACAGAGTGCGGAGCAGCGCAATGTCGAGACCGCGCGCGCCATATCGGTATCGGTCGAGCAGGAGATCGAGGGGGCGATCGCGGCCCTGAATGTCATGAGCACGTTCGACGTCTTCGACGCGTGGCGGCTGTCCCGCTTTCAGGACGCGGCGCTGCGGCTGGTCGGGCAAAGACCGGGATGGCTGGGGCTGATCCTGGTCGATCCGGCGGGAGGCCTGCTGGTCAACACCGCCTATCCGTCCGCGGTTGGCGGCACCCACAGGCCATCGTGGGCGAGCACGGTTGCAAGCACGCGGCGCGCGGCCGTGTCGGAGCTGTTCGAGGATCCCGCGAGCCGGCAGCGCTTCGTGGTCGTCGCGGTGCCGGTGATGCGCAATGCGTCGCTGCAATTCGTGCTTGCGGCGCAGATCAGCACCACGGCGTTCGCCAACCTGCTCGCGCGCCAGAGCGCCCCAACCGAGGGTGTCATCAGCTTGATCGACGGAGCCAAGCGCATCATCGCCGGCACCCACTCCGAGCCCGGCATGGTGGGCAAACCGGCCAACCCGGATCTGGTCGACGCGGCCACCCGCATGGACGAAGGCGCATGGCGCGCGCAAATGCCAAGCGGCGCCGAGGCGTACGCCGCGCTCAGCCGCTCGCCGCTTACCGGATGGACGGTGGCCGTGACGCAGCCGAGCGAAGCGATCGACGGGCCGATCCGGCATGCCTTCTGGATGCTGGCGGCCGTGGGGCTGGTGGTTCTGGCGGCGGCAATGACGATCGCGCTCTCGCTCGGACGCACATTGATCCGCAGCCTCGCCGCGGTTACGGTCGCCACCGAGGCGCTGGCGCGCGGCCACAGCGTCTCTTCTCAGCCATCGGCGCTGGTGGAAATGGAACAGCTGTGGGGCGGCCTGCGCGAGGCGCAAGCGATCCTGGAGCGGCGGCTGCACGAGCGCGACCAGGCGGATCGCGACCGCCAGCGCGCGCTCGAGGCCGAGCGCATCGCGCGCGAAACGAGCGAAAAGGATCAGGGCCGCCTGGCAGTCACGTTGAGCAGCATCGCCGATGCGGTGCTGGCCACCGACTCGTCGGGTGGTGTAACGATCCTCAACGAAGTTGCGCAGGCGCTGACCGGCTGGAACGAATCGGGCGCGCTCGGAAAGTCGATCGACGAAGTGTTCCGGCTCGTGGACGAGCACACCCGGGAGCCGCTGGAGAGCCCGGTGGCCCGGGTTTACCGGGAAGGCAGCGCCCACGGCGGCGCGCATCCCATGCTGATCGCACGCGAAGGGTGCGAGCTGCCGATCGAGTACAGCGCGGCGCCCATCCACTCCGCGGACGGGCGCCTGCTCGGCACGGTGCTCGTATTCCGCGACGCAACCCGGGCGCGCGAAACCGAACGCATGCGCGAGGCGCTGCTCGCACGCGAGCAACAGGCGCGGCAGGATGCCGAACAGATGAGCCAGAGCAAGGACGAGTTCGTCGCAATGATCTCGCACGAGCTGCGCGCGCCGCTCAACGCGATCTACGGCTGGGTGCAATTGCTCCAGGGCGGGACGCTCGATGCGACCCAGCAGAAGCGCGCCATCGAAGTGATCGAGCGCAGCACCCGGGCGCAGACTCAGTTGATCGACGACCTGCTCGACATGTCGCGCATCATCCGCGGCAATCTGCGCCTGGACCTCGCGCCCACCGAGCTGCCGGCGGTGCTGCATGCGGCCATCGAATCGGTGCGTCCGTCGGCCGCCAGCAAGAAGCTCGAGCTGCAGCCGGCGCGGATCGAGAGCGTAACTGTGCTCGCCGATCCTGATCGCCTGCAGCAGATCTTCGCCAACGTGCTGGTGAACGCGATCAAGTTCACTCCCCAGGGCGGCCGCATCGAGATCGGTCTTGCCCGCGAAGGCTCCGAGGCCGTCGTGCGCATCGCCGACAACGGACTCGGCATCGAGGCCGACATGCTGTCGCATATCTTCGAGCCGTTTCGGCAGGCCGAAGCCGGCGGCGGCAAGCGTTCTCGCGGCGGCCTCGGCATCGGGCTTGCGCTCGTGCGTCACCTGGTGCAGAACCACGGCGGCAGTGTCCAGGCGGCAAGCGACGGTGCGGGAAAGGGCACGACCTTCACCCTGCGGTTGCCGGCATTGCTGGCAGACGCGTCCATAGAAGAGCCGGCCGCTCCGCCGCCCGACCACGCAGGCCGGATGGCCGGGCTAGGCTAG
- a CDS encoding NTP transferase domain-containing protein, translating to MEGFAMDTAPYASSAVNEPELSYVGSPGCGRFVQSQAADPIVGVVLAGGQGSRLAPLTMDQAKPAVPFGPQHRIIDFALSNLFNSGLGPIHVLVQHNASSITDHLRLAWQPLMRRGALKTVQPRGRVFKGTADAVRQSIDALGLERGGVVVVFGADHVYRMDVNQMIEFHRAHAADVTVAALPVARTEARAFGVIGCDRDGRIASFLEKPDDPPGMPDEPSKALASMGNYVFNADCLLRALREPAGREEPDFGHDVLPRLLRQGSRVYAYDFASNRVPGTPPYEQLAYWRDVGTVDAYFNANLDTLGAQPVFDLSNPHWPIRMAARSWPPARLVRSSLGNSHVGAGALIRGAAIRDSIIRRAAIVQDGAELEQCVVMDHGHIGKGARLRRTIVDCNAVVPPHARIGFDPEYDARYWTVTPEGITVVGHTACAAATTA from the coding sequence ATGGAGGGATTCGCAATGGACACCGCGCCATACGCCAGTTCTGCCGTGAACGAACCCGAGTTGAGTTACGTGGGTTCCCCGGGTTGCGGGCGTTTCGTGCAATCGCAAGCGGCTGACCCAATCGTCGGCGTGGTTCTCGCCGGCGGTCAGGGTTCGCGACTCGCTCCCCTGACGATGGACCAGGCCAAGCCCGCCGTCCCGTTCGGACCGCAGCATCGCATCATCGATTTCGCGCTTTCGAATCTTTTCAACTCCGGGCTTGGCCCGATCCACGTTCTGGTTCAGCATAACGCCAGCTCCATCACGGACCACTTGCGGCTCGCCTGGCAGCCGTTGATGCGAAGGGGTGCTCTGAAAACCGTGCAGCCACGCGGGCGCGTGTTCAAAGGCACGGCGGACGCGGTGCGGCAAAGCATCGATGCGCTCGGGCTCGAGCGCGGCGGTGTCGTGGTCGTGTTCGGCGCCGACCACGTCTACCGCATGGACGTAAACCAGATGATCGAATTCCATCGGGCGCACGCAGCCGACGTAACCGTGGCCGCGTTGCCCGTTGCGCGCACTGAGGCGCGTGCCTTCGGGGTGATCGGCTGCGATCGCGACGGGCGCATCGCGAGCTTCCTGGAAAAACCCGACGATCCCCCGGGCATGCCGGACGAGCCGTCGAAGGCGCTGGCGTCGATGGGCAACTATGTCTTCAACGCCGACTGCCTGCTGCGCGCGCTGCGCGAACCGGCAGGCCGCGAGGAACCCGATTTCGGCCACGACGTGCTGCCGCGCCTGCTGCGACAGGGCAGCCGCGTGTACGCCTACGACTTCGCATCCAATCGCGTCCCGGGTACGCCGCCTTACGAGCAGCTTGCGTATTGGCGCGACGTCGGCACGGTCGACGCTTATTTCAACGCGAATCTGGACACCCTCGGCGCCCAGCCGGTGTTCGATCTGTCCAATCCGCACTGGCCTATTCGCATGGCAGCCCGCTCGTGGCCACCGGCCCGCCTGGTACGCAGCAGCCTCGGCAATAGCCACGTCGGTGCGGGCGCGCTCATTCGTGGCGCCGCGATACGAGACTCCATCATCCGTCGTGCCGCGATCGTCCAAGACGGCGCCGAGCTCGAGCAGTGTGTCGTCATGGACCACGGCCACATCGGCAAGGGCGCTCGGTTGCGGCGCACGATCGTCGATTGCAACGCCGTCGTCCCGCCCCACGCGCGCATCGGATTCGATCCGGAGTACGACGCACGTTACTGGACGGTAACGCCCGAGGGCATCACCGTGGTGGGCCATACGGCTTGCGCGGCGGCGACAACAGCGTGA
- a CDS encoding carboxypeptidase regulatory-like domain-containing protein has protein sequence MKRKPFTALVLASSFAIVGSMAQAQSGQPQSGQPARSDASRSASGVEFTSGGVGLAARQQLAAQSGQYNLQLEFAYAPEGEYLSAVQVDIADARGNNVLSTVTDGPWLMARLPAGNYTVKAQFSGETRTQQVNVGPGKRRVVMRFPASVEQQAGAMSSDQRSASMAAR, from the coding sequence ATGAAACGCAAGCCTTTTACAGCCCTTGTCCTGGCCTCGTCATTCGCCATCGTCGGCAGCATGGCGCAGGCACAGTCCGGCCAACCGCAGTCCGGCCAACCGGCTCGAAGCGATGCCAGCCGCAGTGCCTCGGGCGTCGAATTCACCAGCGGCGGCGTGGGTTTGGCCGCGCGCCAGCAACTTGCCGCGCAGTCGGGTCAATACAACCTGCAGCTCGAATTTGCCTATGCGCCCGAGGGCGAATACCTGTCTGCTGTCCAGGTCGATATCGCCGATGCACGCGGCAACAACGTGCTTTCGACCGTCACCGACGGGCCATGGTTGATGGCCAGGCTGCCGGCGGGAAATTACACCGTCAAGGCGCAGTTTAGCGGTGAGACTCGTACGCAGCAGGTCAACGTCGGGCCGGGGAAGCGTCGCGTCGTCATGCGATTCCCTGCGAGCGTGGAGCAGCAGGCCGGAGCCATGTCTTCCGATCAGCGCAGCGCTTCGATGGCCGCGCGTTGA
- a CDS encoding DUF1328 domain-containing protein yields MIGWAVTFFVIALIAAVLGFSGIAGTAVNIAWALAVIGIILAIVFAVMGRRPPI; encoded by the coding sequence ATGATCGGATGGGCAGTCACATTTTTCGTCATCGCGTTGATCGCTGCTGTGCTGGGCTTCAGCGGCATTGCGGGTACCGCGGTCAATATCGCGTGGGCCCTGGCAGTGATTGGGATCATCCTGGCAATCGTGTTCGCGGTCATGGGTCGCCGGCCGCCGATCTGA
- a CDS encoding BON domain-containing protein, with translation MNGCCGGIRLRLVAAALGVAVLTVGCDRAQEDRAAQSASEAVRSANQALSKAEEVAREGARETGQFARKAGEIIKEGAQTSGRLLSDGGLTAQVKTALLADDGVAGTSIDVDTTGGVVTLTGRLANQAQVERALTIARSIEGVERVENRLTAAEAG, from the coding sequence ATGAACGGCTGCTGCGGCGGTATACGACTTCGGCTTGTTGCGGCGGCGTTGGGCGTTGCCGTGCTCACAGTGGGCTGTGACCGCGCTCAGGAAGATCGCGCGGCGCAGAGTGCGTCGGAAGCTGTGCGCAGCGCCAACCAGGCGCTGTCCAAGGCCGAAGAAGTGGCCCGCGAGGGCGCTCGCGAGACCGGCCAATTCGCGCGCAAGGCAGGCGAAATCATCAAAGAGGGCGCGCAGACGAGCGGGCGATTGCTGAGCGATGGCGGGCTGACGGCCCAGGTGAAAACGGCATTGCTGGCCGACGACGGCGTTGCCGGCACGAGCATCGACGTCGATACGACTGGCGGTGTCGTCACGCTCACGGGGCGGCTCGCGAATCAGGCGCAAGTCGAGCGCGCGCTCACGATAGCACGCAGCATCGAAGGCGTTGAGCGGGTCGAGAACCGGCTGACGGCGGCAGAGGCCGGCTAG
- a CDS encoding PRC-barrel domain containing protein codes for MSDVTASAPKGKAPSAPSPGGAQIVGTPQDSSGPGPRLMLASTLEGDPVINREGDKLGTIDEIMLDVPMGRIAYAVLSSGGFLGVGDKLFAIPWGALTLDTDNKCFILDVSKARLEKAPGFDKDHWPSLADQSWTRNVHKYYVTPPYWE; via the coding sequence ATGAGTGACGTCACCGCTTCCGCGCCCAAGGGAAAGGCGCCGTCCGCGCCGTCCCCCGGAGGCGCCCAAATCGTCGGCACGCCGCAGGATTCGTCCGGGCCCGGGCCGCGGCTGATGCTTGCCAGCACCCTGGAGGGCGATCCGGTCATCAATCGCGAAGGCGATAAGCTGGGCACGATCGACGAGATCATGCTCGATGTGCCGATGGGACGGATTGCCTACGCCGTGCTGTCGAGCGGCGGTTTTCTGGGCGTGGGAGACAAGCTCTTCGCCATCCCATGGGGAGCGCTCACTCTGGATACCGACAACAAGTGCTTCATTCTCGATGTGTCGAAGGCGCGTCTGGAAAAGGCGCCCGGTTTCGACAAGGACCACTGGCCCTCGCTCGCCGATCAAAGCTGGACGCGCAACGTGCATAAATACTACGTCACGCCGCCGTATTGGGAATGA
- a CDS encoding DUF421 domain-containing protein → MYWFIFIAFRTLMRRDIGSIAISDVLFLMLVADAAQNAMAGEYRSITDGIILVVTLLAWNIVVDWLAYASPALRRVLAPRSILLVRNGALIRPNLRKQFITEDELCAKLREHGVEDLAKVKEAFLEADGDVSVLKR, encoded by the coding sequence ATGTACTGGTTCATCTTCATCGCCTTTCGCACCCTCATGCGCCGCGACATCGGATCGATCGCGATCTCCGATGTCCTGTTCCTCATGCTGGTAGCCGACGCGGCCCAGAACGCGATGGCCGGCGAATATCGCTCGATTACCGACGGCATCATCCTGGTGGTAACCCTGTTGGCGTGGAACATCGTGGTCGACTGGCTGGCCTACGCCTCGCCCGCGCTGCGGCGAGTGCTGGCGCCGCGCAGCATTCTGCTGGTGCGAAACGGAGCGCTCATTCGCCCCAACCTGCGCAAACAATTCATCACCGAAGACGAGCTGTGCGCGAAGCTGCGCGAGCATGGCGTCGAGGATCTCGCCAAGGTGAAGGAGGCTTTCCTCGAAGCCGACGGCGACGTGAGCGTCCTCAAGCGCTGA